A stretch of DNA from Opisthocomus hoazin isolate bOpiHoa1 chromosome 15, bOpiHoa1.hap1, whole genome shotgun sequence:
CAGAGCAAAGCCATCTTCGCCTGGAGCAGGATGATTAAGCAGCATGTTTATAAAGTCCAGGAGACAGCTGAAGGAATTAAGTTACTGGAGTGCTTTGGGATCCTTCAGGATGAAAAATGCTGTATACATGTCGGGTTTTATTATTACAATTACAGTCAGATGTTAATCCCCTCACCGGGATTTACTACGGCAGCAGTGCCAGCAACAGTACATCTCACAGAGTAATTGCCCCGCTCCTGACTCGTGGGTGTCTCTGCCCTGAGCTGCTTCTCGTTACTGTGTTTGCTTTAATTCTGACACTGCTGAGAGACCCGCGTTTTCCCACCCAGCAGTGAGCGAAGGCAGAGGACACATCTGCCTGCACATTGGGGCTGATCTCGGCTCCAGCATCGCGTGCATACTGGGATCGGTAACGAGAATGTTTTACTGACAACATTCAGCATCGAGCAGTAACAATACTGATCTCCTTTGCAAACTGTCTTGGGATCTCATGATAAAAGAGCTGGGGAACGGTGTTATTTCGCGACTCTGATTGAAGAGTGTGTGTGAGCCAGAGGAGTGCAGGAAGGCTCAGAGTTCAGTAAACCAAGCCGGGATGGTGACAGCACAAATACACAGCAAGGGAAGAAAGGCGGAATACATTTAAACCGTGCGCTTTAATCCTGCTGCCTGCAAACACCCGGGATGCACTGTGACTGGCTCCCGAGATGGCGCACAGCAGCTTGGTCTCCCCGAAGTTCAGGGGATGCTCTGGCTTCATGCAGACTTGGGCCTGGATCTCCGACCTCTcggttttggggggggttgttttcttttgctacCTGAACCCAACATCTGGCACCTCTGGGATGATGAAGAGACAGAAACCTGGGGGAAACGCTCCGTTGGTTGGTTTGCTCAGTGAAGCCAGCTCCGTGCACGGTTAGCGGGGTGCTGCCGGCTGCCCTGCTGTTGCAGCCCTTCTCTTGGTCTGGTGGGTCACCAACATGTCGCGGTGAGAAACTGGCCCAGCAATCTGCCGTGttgcccccgcgccctgccctgGCCCCAGTGGGTAGCTGCTTATCTCATGCCCTTGGGAGGGAGTGACTGGCACGGGCAGGAATGTTCTTACACACTGTCAGCCTGGAGGAACCAGCTGTGTGTCCAATTTCTGGACACAGTTCAAGCGTGAGCTCAGTGCTGAGCAATGTGGAGGTAAAGGTGGTTTGGGATTTTGCTCAGTTGACACACACCCGTCTCCCACCCTCTGTGCCTCAGAGGCTGTGGGTCCAGCTCTCCGCCACGAGGTTCAGCCCCGCGCTGAGGAGAAGGGGGTGAAGAACCAGCCGCTGGCCCAACGCGGCGTGCCGTCCCACCACGTCACGCAGGGCCGCTTTCCCTCGAGCCAGAGCGATGCTCCCGGCAGGCTGCGGCCTCGCTGGCGGAGGGTGCCGGGTGCTGACGGCGGGGTGCGTCGAGCGGTGACACCCTGGTGTGCTGCCCCGGGAGGGGCCCCCGGGACGCGGTGCCCTGCTCGCCCCCCGGCTCTGCGTGAAGCTgcaggagggcggcggggcggcgcgggcgaggcggggcggcggggggggccgcggcgggagggggcggcgggcaggtgGGGCGCGCGGCGCTGGGCGCTCCCGCCGGCGGCGGCAggacccggcggcggcggcgcgagcGCGGCTGTCACTCAGCGCGCGGCGAAAGTGacagcgggggcggggcggccgcgcgccGGGCGCGTATTTAACTTGGGCGGCGAGCGGCGACGCGGCAgtgcgcggcgggcgggcggcagcgcgcgGCCGAGCGGGAGTGTGCCTGAACCGAACCGaaccgggccgagccgagccccgccgcgccgagccgaaccgagccggcagcgccgggcgcggagcgggcgAGGCGCGGAGCCGCGGCTGGATGCGCTgagcgcggcggggccgagcgggccCCCGGAGCGGCGGCAGCATGGGCcgccggggctgctgagcggcggCCGAGcccgcccctgcccgccccccgccgAGGAGCCGCGCCGAGCGGCGGGCGCCGCCAGGGACCACGCCGGGAGCCGGGGCGCGCCGCCTCGCCGCGCCGGTGCCggggacacccccctcccccgccgctcGCCGAGGATGccccggggggccgcgggccgCCCCAGCCGCTCGCCATGAGGAGGAgcccggccgggccgcgggcgctgccgccgccgcccgccaccgccgccgccgccgcctgagccccgcgccccggcggtGCCCGCGCAGGGGCAGCCCGAGCGGGCCGCGGCGCCGTGACCCTGCTCCCCGCCCCCTCGCCCGGCTCGCCCGGCTATAAAGGAGGGTTTTATTCTCGCGTTCCGGTCTCACGCCAAACCCTGTCACACCGTCTAGACGAGCTGTCGTGGGGCTCAGCCCAGCTGTCACCATGGCGATGGAGACGAGTCCGCTGTGAATTTTGGGGGGGAGCGAGCGagagcggaggaggaggaggaggaggaaggctcggCCGCCgccgtgccctgccctgccccgccgccgccctcgggGGAGGCACGGACCCCCCGGCGCTCTCTCGGCCGCCGCTGGAgccggcccggcggggagccccggggagtCAGCGGCCGCGGGCGCGGAGCGAGCCTCAGATGCGTCTGTCACACAACGCCGGCCGAGCTATTTAAAGTAACGGGCCTCGCCGGACTTTTGTCTCTGCCTATTTATGAGTCCCCGGGAGCCGGCAGGCGCCGGCGGGCAGCGCTAGGAGCCGAGCCCGCAGCGCcgagccggggccggcgggggcccgCCCGGAGCATGACGGCGATCCGGgcgctcctgctctgctcctgcctggggctgctgcgaccgggcggcgggcagccctTCCTGCGGCTGCGACCCTCGCCCAGCGACAACCTGCCCGTCAAAGACATCGTGGAGCACCCGGACCCCGAGTACGACCCCAAGGAGCAGGACCTGGACGAGAGGACTCTGCGGAAGAAGCTGGGCAGCCATTTCGACCCCGGCTTCATGGCCGTGGCCGTGCCGGGGCCGGCCAACGCCTCgggcgccgaggcggcggcggggagggggcgggcggcgctgccGGCCGAGCTGCggcggctggagctgggcccgCCCCAGGGACCGCGCCTGAAGCTGGGCAAGAAGGCGCGGCGGAAGGTGCTGCAGTGGCTCTGGGCGCACACCTACTGCCCCGTCCTCTACACCTGGAAGGACCTGGGCGTCCGCTTCTGGCCCCGCTACATCAAGGAGGGCAACTGCTTCGCCGAGAAGTCCTGCTCGCTGCCCGAGGGCATGTTCTGCAAGCCCGTCAAGTCGGTCACCAAGACCTTCCTGCGCTGGCACTGCCAGGGCTGGTCCAGCCAGAAGTACTGCACCTGGATCCCGGTGCAGTACCCGCTCATCTCCGAGTGCAAGTGCTCCTGCTAGCctcccgcggcccccgccgcctggCCTTcgggtggtttgggggggggggggcgtcggAGTccccccccagcgcggggggtgggggaggaaccgaGGGCTttgggggttgtttggggttttgtttttggttttttttttggacttattttaatgttattttatttgaaaggggaaAAGCGAACCCAGGAACTGCAGGGCAGGCCAAAGGCACAGTAAAGCACTACAATCAGATGTCTATTTTTATACGTATATAGCCTtctaacaaaaggaaaataaaaaactaaaaaagaataaaaaaaaaaaaagaaattaccagCAGTGTAAATAGAGAGATTTTAAAGGAAAGGGGGAAATCGCagctgttttttattattattataattattattgttattattattattttaaagacatAGGACCACATTTCAAACCTGTCCCCACAGAACCTGAGCACTTCCCTGCTGAAGGGAAGGGCAGAAATTTCCTGTAAAGATGATTTTAACaaaaggagaaggggggggggtaaaaaaaaaagcaaagaacggCAGCATCCCCGAAGACGGTTGCTTctctgtgctgtattttttttttgtcttcttcagACGTTGTCACTGATGGTTGAACTAATTTGCCGAGCtctctaggtttttttttttaaagtgtataacGATTAATTAAGgaggaaattttaaagaaaagtacAAATCTATGAAAGAGTGGAATCGTTTTGTTGTGTGGGAATACATATAGTCATGTAGAGATGTTAAAGGAAATTTTCTGTGtacagtttatttatttttaacgtTTGTGTATAGGAAAAAAAGCTAGAGATTATGCCAGAAACTATTGGAAATGTTTActtgaatattcctttaaaaacatATCAATGTAAATATGAGCTATCACTGATCAAAACATTTTTAGCAATAAACTCTATCTTTGAAGAAAAACCCCGTGCTGCACCCCGGCTCCCTGGGAGACCAGCAGAGAGACTCGAATTCTTGCTTGAAGCAGGTGATGAGTAAAGGGCTTTGGCTGGACCACGCTGGTGTAAATCGCGAGACGCCCTGAAGGCTGGTAGAGCTCCACCAGTTTATGCCTCTCTGGGATCCAGCTCTGGGTTTTCTTTGCGTGTGTAAcctgctggggagaaaaaaaaaaagacgggaGAGAAATGGCTTGTAATGCGTAAAAGAGCTGCGGTGTCCCAGACAGGAGGTGTCATCTGAAGTCCTTGGGAGATGCCTGCTTCGTGTCACCTGTCCCAGGCTCCTGCATGCTCGGTGGCTCTTGGATTCAGCTCTCCCGCTGGCAGAGGAAGCGGTCGAGGTTACCGCCCCCGCCATCAAAGCGCCTGACACAGCTCGGCAGCCTTGTGTGTGTCAGAACAAATGTTTTCTCTCGGCTGCTGCCACTAGCACAGGAGGGAAGGATGGAGACGAGCCctgtgcccagccctgctgccgcgACGGAGCCCCGGGGCTGGCATCTCTCCCTGTGGCGCAGCTGGGTGCGTGTTGGGGTCAGGAGGAAGCGCTGGCCCTGCAACGGCTCTGCATGCCCTCAGCTTGCCCCCGTGGTGCGCCGGGGCCGGACGGACCCCCGCTCTGCCGCTGGAGCTCATGGAGCCAGGGTGAGGGGAGAGACGGAATGGCTCCGCACAGGCAGGCTGCCGGCAGCCAGCCGTCTGGGGACTAGCCCAGCACCGGTGCACGGAGGCACTGGCAGTGCAAGCCCACTCCTGATGGcgatctgtctgtctgtcacagGGCTTGGAGCAGGGCCCTGATGGGCTgccaggctgtccccctgcatgCTCCACGTGAGCTGCCAGTGCTTGAGGGGAAGGTCTGTCCGTTCCCTCGGTGTCTGAAACGCACCCAGCATCCCCGAGGAGCAAACTGCTGCCGAAGGCCCTTGCCAGCGAGGAGCGGTGCTTCGCCAATCCGTCTGCAGAGCGGCGGGGAGACCCCATCCCTCTCCAGTCTGGCACACAGCGGAGGAGAGCGGCACGACACTGAGCCCATGGGAAGGCGCCGGGACCTCCCAAGGGGTCTGGCTCGCATCCCTCCATCTTCCTCCGAGGGGCCCGTGGTCCGGCAAGTCCCCCAGGAGCAGGCCTGCAGAGCTGGAGGTCTTGCACAGATTGAGGCTGAAACAGGGAGAGAGCTTTTCTAATGGACGCAGCGGGGACGAGGCAAGAGGGACGGCAACATCCAGCAGCCAATGTCCCCAGAGAGCCCTGCGGCCATCCGCTCAGCCCCGCGCGAGGGGGCAGGTTGGCCTTTCCATGCGTTCATCAGCAGGGGACCAGGGAAAGGGGGGATGTGGAGGGCAGAGTGGAAAAGAGACCTCGGCGAAGGCAATGTGCAAAACATCAGGGGCAtttgggagaggaaggggaaagctCATTTTGCAAGAGGAACAACATCTGTGGTGTGGGGGCCGAACATCTGTAGGAGGGAGCATGGGGGGAGGGCATTCtgggaaaatatttctgacatAATCCCAACAGTATCTGGTGTGTTGGGATTTGGTTACAAATGGCCCTCTAACATCTTTGTGCGTTTTGTTCTGCTGGTTCCAGGGGCACACAGAGACCCCTGCTTTGTGCTAACCTGGGAAATAAACCATTCGCTGGGCTCAATGGCTGAGTTCAGTTGCacggggaagggggggtgggaaCAGGGAAGGCGAGATTTGTGTGAACTCCAGCGAAAACCAGCCTAAAAGCCTCCGTGCCAtgtgctggagggaggaggggggctgcCTCCGTCTCTGGGGAGAACTCAGTGGTCCCGCTTGAGCTGACGGCTTGTCTGGAGGCGAAAGCATGAGAGCTGAGAGCCGAGGTGCTTGGTGTGGGCAGGGACCAGGGAGCAGAGGGCAGCCCCGCGGGATGCGTGCCGGCTTGCCGGGCCCTGCTTTGCCAACCCGCCACAGCACTGGCGTGCGGTCACCTCGTGCCGACGCGCGGTCACCTCGTGCCACGGAGCCTCCTGCTCAGCTGGCCCGGGAGGCGATGAGTCGGACGTGTGACGGCCGGGCCATGGGCGTGATGGCTCGCCTCGTCTGCTGAGCCTCAAAGGAGCAAAAGACAAAGGGGAACAAGCCGGGTTCTTTGGTGCGGTTATTTCATTGTCTCCCCAAGCTGCTTGTGATTAAGGGACAAGCTAGGGGGGGAAGAAGGGGCAGAACAGGCAGAACCGGCAGAACCCCGAGATGTGGTGGGTGCCAGCTTCTGAAGACATGGGTCTTTCCCCCTGCACTctgggctggtggctggggaGATGGGCCCCGAGCACCAAGGGTAGGTGGCATCCTCTAGGTTGGGTCCCACTTGTCATCACATTGGCAAGAGACGTGCACGGCCATGGCCACACACTGACAGGCGTGTGAGCGCCTGCTCCTGGGCACCCAGCCGGTCCCTCCGTTCATCCGGTATTGGCAGGGGGACCGCGTCCATGCCTTGCGAAGCTGCAGTGAGCTGCGTGCTTTGCTGTCTCCCTTCTCTGCACAGAGTCTCAGGGCTTAAGCAGAAGGTGGTTAGCGGGAGGATCAGCACTTTAACCCCTTCTTCCTTTGGGCAGGGCAGAGCACATGTGGTGGAGGAGgctccatgggacctgatggcTGCCTGCAGGCACTTGTCCACTGGCATGATGGGGAAGCAAAGGCGGCTTTCCTCTCCACAGCCAGCACTGGCCAGCGCTCGCCTGCTCCAACACTAcgtgctgtgctggggcagctcccTTGGCGTTTCCTTGTAGTCCCTACAAAGCCCAGCTTGGAGCAGAGAGCCCCTCTCTCAGGTCCACAGAGGTCTCCATCTCTTCCTTCTACACGTCAAGGACCTTCTGTTGCCTGGTGAATCTCTCTTCCCTGCACAAACCTCAAATTTAGATGATTTTGCTTGTCTCGGGAGAGAGCGTGAGCTCAGCGTGGCTTCTTATATTTGACTTGGTGGTACGGAGGCACTTCTCCATTTACCTTTCACAAGCCGGTTTGGCTTTGACACCAGCAGCAGGTTAACTCTTCTGTCTCCATTGCCAAAGGGCATTTCATCTCCATTTTCCCATGCCACCTCGGCCCGTTTAGCTCGGGTCCCCTCAGCTAAGGCCATTCTCCAGGAATGCAGTCTCTGTCGGTGCGCCAGCTCTGCCAGGGTGACCCAGATTCACAGGGCCAGAGCTCACAGATGTCTGATGCCAGCTCTTGAGGTATCTGACTCAGGCCCGGGTGATGATCTAAGTCCATCACTCATCATTCCTAGAAAGTCAGACGAATGGTCTGGAGGCAGTAATTGGCCATCTCAAACTTTCAAGCCCAGGCTAAACTGGGACTTTTCTCAACATGCAAAATTGTGCTTGTCTCCTCCTCCAGCATGAGCGCTTGCTGTCCCTCACCTTTGCAGCCCGGCATGGCCACCAGGAGCTGTCGGGGAAAGCCAGTCTCCCTGCGTGCCCTGCTTGGTCCACCAGCAGGTCCCTGGTGAGCCCATCCTGCTGACCGCTGCTGGCTAGGAGCCTCCAGGCACCCCCAGTTCCTTGGTCGCCACCATGATGAAAAACATGCAACACTGCTGAGGTTAACCGTGCCAGTATAGGCCAGGGTGGGCCGTGCTGACTGCAGGCGTGCCCCACGGGTGGGCAGAGGTGGGCCCTTGTCTCACACTTCCCAGGGCTACGGGGTGCGAGGGTGTGGGGGCTGCTTCCTCTGTGCAAGACCCACCTCACACTGCCTTTCCCTCAGCTCTTTTGCAGTTCTCCTTAGCTGCCTGTGTCTCCATGATTTTACACCCAACCACATGCACAGTCGCTGCTCGGTGGAGCTGGGCCCTGATGCCTCGCCAGCATGCGTGTGAGGGGATGCAGGGAGCATCTAGGGCCTTACTGTCGCTCCAGAGGTGTCAGACGAACTGCTGGTTCATCTGCAAAAAATGTGCAAGAGCCTCCCTTCCGCCTCGGTGATTAAACACGAACATTAACAGCAGCACCATCCAGGAGACATGGTTGTTCTTCTGCGTTAGCTGTTTGGTATTCCACTTAAAAATGTCAGACACCCTGTCAAGGAGAAGGGACCACATCATGTGGTGCCTGGGAGCCCAAGCAGAGAGGCAGAGCCACGAAGAGCAGATCACCGCTAGCTGGGAGGCAGCGCTCGCAAGCCGACCATTGGCTAAAATGGCTCTTTCAGGCGGCTGGTGAATGAGTCCATTCACAAAAAAGCAGGGCTAGTTTGCAAACAGCAAAACAgtctagatatttttttttgccCTGGATGAGTCTGCCAGGGAGACACCCAAGCCCTGAAGAAGATGTGTGGGATGTGGCTGGTGCAGCCGTGCCCAAGCCCAGCGTAGGTGCAGTGAATTTGGGAAGACAGATTCTGCCTCTCTCAGTTTGCAGGCCCCGCCGTTCCTCCCGAGATGGTTCACTGCCCTGCCCAGAGAACCTCAGCCTCCCTGGAGCGGGGCACAGACCGCCGAGGGCCCACAGACCACCAAGGGCCCACGGACCACCCGCACAGAAGCCCACAGTCCCAGAGATAAGACAAAGTGTATAATGGAAAAAGGCTCCTCCTTGGATCTGGAAGCTGGGAGTGAAGGGTATTACTTTGGGTAACTGCCAGATCTGGGGCATGGTTGCTCACAGAGGGCCTGACTAGGTCAGCCTTGTCACGTGCCTTTTCACCTGTGAACATGGTCATTGGAAACCAGTTATCTCCCAGTGCTGGAGAGCAGAGAGCAAGGTGACTAGCCAAGCTCACTGGCTACCCCCATTAGTTAAGATCTAGACCTTTTCCCCCAGGGAAGTCTTACAAGCCACTACAAAAAGCTGGAGCTTTGGAACCagtgctgccagagctgctgggggTCCACAGTGAGCACCCTGGAGCTCCCAGGATGGTGATTCCACCTGCTTAGCAGCAGCATGCCCAGCACACACCATGTCGCATCTCCTCTGTCTCAGCGTTGGCTGCTTGGAGGGCAGCCTTTGGGGAGGTTGCAGGAGGCTGAGCTGAGCAGCAGGAAAGACACTGCATCTGGGGGTACCAGGGCAGAACAGCCTTTGGAGAGCAGGGTCTGATTCTGGGGTGGGAAAAGAGAACAAGGATGCTGGAGAAAGAGAGCTCCTTGTCACGGATACTGGCTCACTCTGAGGGATCATGTACAGGTATTCAAGTCCGTAGGCTTCTTGGAGTGTTGTACAAGAGCTATCAGACCCCTTCTGAGGCTGGCTGTGTCCTCAGGCATTGTCTGGTCTGCTTCCATCCCATTTACTGCCAAAAGACACTTTCTCTCCAGGAGATGGTACTGACAAAGGACTGGGACTCCAGCCTTGGCTCAGTTTATCTACTTCATTGGTACAGGGACCATATTTCATCCTGGAGCCGAGATTAAGCACTGAGCTGGACTTGGTGTTCTGCTCTTTGACCATATTGTAGGAAAGAACCTACTtttgcctcctccctccccaccaggaACTGCAGCTAACAATCCCCTCGGGCACTTCCTTGAGCCAGAGAAGGCAGCGTGCAGGCCAAGGCGTAGCCGTGAAGCTGGACTTTGCCGCTAATACTGAAGGACGTTGGTGCAGGTGTGCGCAGCATCGTGGTACCCACCGGGAGCCCTCGCCTGCGCTGCGCCAGGAGGTGCcttcagcccaggctgcccaccaGTTGCTGAACCGGGCTGCCATGTGGTTTCTCCCCAGGAACACGGGGGCCCTGCCCCCTCCCGGACACTGCTCTGGAGGTGGTCCCAGCTTTGGGGGGCAGGTGACCCCGAAGCAGGCGGAGGCCGTGGAGTCCTGctgggtcctgcccctggggtgAGGCAGGCGGGTGCCCCCTCGCCGGGAAGGCCGAGGGGGCCCTGGGGAGCGGCCGCGGCGTTCGCGTTGAGGCGCCGGCCCTCGGCTCCGTCTGCGCTTCAGCGAGGCCGGGTCCCTCGGGGAGCGGGTGGGTgtcggcagcgcggcggggagcgggcctgCGCCGGGGTCCGGGcaggctccccccgccgcggggctctcGGGGGAGCAGGCCGGGCGTGCGGGCCGGCAGCGCCGGAGAAGCagagccccgccgcggggctgctgcccgcgTCCTGCCCCAGCGCCAGGCCCCGCGGCCTCCCGCCTCCTCGGCGCCGGGCCGGCAGCGCCTGGCAGGGCCCGCCCGGGGGCCACCGCGGGCGCCGTCACCCGGGGGGAGGGCGCCACCTggcggccgcgcggggccgcgccgcgcgccgccccgcccgccgggcgctgcccgcgAGGTTTGTCCCTCCCTGGCCCTCACACGgcaccttcccccccctccccgccgggcgccgccgccgccccgctggcTCCCCGGGACGATGCCCCGGGCAGCTCGCTGCCGCCGCGCCGTGGGACGGGACCCGTGTGGCGGTGCGCGGGCTGCCCGTGGGGCCACGGGCGGAGCCGCGGGGCTCGGGGAGCCGCCGGGAGGGCAGCCGGCGGTGGCGGGGGCGCGCCGAGGGCTGTGCCGAGCCGTCCGGCAGCGTCGGAGAGGAGCTCGTCCCCCGAGGGAGCCGCGCCTTCCCGTGCAGCAGCCGGGGGCCCTCAGGGCCGAAGCTTGGGGCCTGGGTTGGGTGACGCGTGTTGGACACAGCGGCTCTCCGGGAATCCAGCATCTCGCCAGCTGTCAGCAGCCCCGGAGGTCCCACTGGGCCACCCCGGCCTTGCTGgggctgcctttttcttttcctctggccACTGCAACAGCAGTGGCAGCCACTGGCCAGTGAACAGACCCAAGAAGTCCAAAGCCCTCCACATCTTCCTCTGGGCTGAAGAGAATTTCTGCTTCATGAGGAACTTCAGCATGCCTTGAATATAAAGGCTTCCCACAGGGGCTGACTAAGCAGCCCTCCATCCTCCCGAAGGGAGTGGCGAAAGAAGCACGACCAAAGATACCCTGCATAGAAGAAAGGAGAGATCCTCCATGAGTGCTCTGAGTGAAGTGGGATTGATGTAGGCCCCTCCATCTCTGTTGCCTACGCACCAAGTGTCTGTACACAGTTGTTGTCCTGGTCCAGGTCCAGCCCCGTTGTCCAGCTCAGTTACTTCAGTAAGCCTTCAAATTGCTTAACAAATACCACACAAATGTTTCAATCCTGAGAATTTGTACTCTGGGCTCAAAATGTGATTTATCTTCATCTGTGCCTGCAAGATATATCAGCCCCAATTAAGGGAATGGCTGCGCTCTTTAAAGTGTGGTTCTAGTCAGAAAAACCAACTGGAGTCTCCTCTCAGTGAGTAGGACACATGGCCAAACCAGAAGGGAAAaactgagaaacatttttctaaaaaaatcctTGTGTTTTTCGGTCAAAAATTTTGAAGCATGGCTGAATTTAGAAACATTAGACCAACTCTGTAGCAAGCCAGAAGTCAGGAAAGGAATCATGAAAATTCAGTcagattttttcctctgttcttcatcaaaatttcgtattttggtgccttttttcatcaaaaagtgcTGGTAAGTTCTATGCGGCACATCTGCTGCCTAAGAAAGGCCATCTGCAAACTCCCGCCCCTCTGCAATGTGAATGGGAGATGTCTCTGTGGATGCACACACACAAGAGAGTAAGAGCACTTGTTCATGTGCTCTGGGCATGGGATGTCAGGACTTAATCCTGGGCGTAGAGGAGTGCCCTGAGAACCGTTGGAGCAAGGCCAGGGAGTCCTGATGCCGTGGACAGCTTCAGAGAACATGGAGTCCATTCTCCTCTCTTAAAAGCTCTTCAGTTCCATCTCCAGGGTGCAGGCCATGCTCAGAAGgacaagtcatagaatcatagaatggtttgggttggaagtgaccttaaagatcatgtagttccaatccccctgccatgggcagggacaccttccactagagcaggttgctcaagtCCAAAAAAGCCAGCCTCCAGCAGGGTAAAAACTCACACCAGGCAGAGCAGATCTAGAAGTACAAGATGGGCCACTGAATAGGATCTAGAGAGACCAGCTTTGGAGCCAGATGACATTAAGCCAGAGCCATACTGTTAAATGCACCTTGTCTGGAGGTGAGAAGGCGTGGAAGCAGGGTGCGGAGACCCATGCCAGAAAGGAACAGCCCCAGGAACTGGATTTGCTATTGCCAGGAAACTTTTTCAGACCAAGCTTACCTTGAAACCGTATTATTTGTCTAGCTGTGCAAGTTCCTTTCAAATTAACTTGTAGCTACCAAGTCAGGATGAGGCATTCTAGAGGTTTCCTTCAGACAGCATCAGAGCCTTTTGATCCAGTTTGAACCCCCAGACGCTGTACATTCAGATTATGGTGCTGGTATAGTTGCAGTGACAGAAGGCAAAAAAGGCACGAAAAGGTCCTTTCAGGCTGGATGGTGGATGTGATCCTTTGCCAATAAGTGCAAGGAGAATGTTTTATTCCTTACCAGCTTGCCTGGGTCAGGATGTTTTTCCTCCCCAAAGAAAATCCTTTGTAATTAAGCCTTTTCTGTGCGGTATTTCAGGGCACATAACAAAAAGGATTTTCCTGCCTGCAAGTAGTGTGCTGTTAAGATGTTTCTAGATGTCGTTCTCAGGTTGGAGCTACAGAACAAAAATCTGACCTTTTATGCCCACCATCTTTGAAGCTGGGAGGGTCCTGATTTCAACTTCATCCACAAAGGGCACATGTAAGTCGTGATTTGAAAGGTCTGAAATGACTCTCATCATCTCCTCTGGCTGCTTGTCTCATCCAGCCAGTCTCAATTCATCCTGCCTCCCCTGGAGTCAGGCATAGGCAGCTGGATAGCATCCACACCGCTGTCCTGGCCACCCCACGGGTGAGATCATCAGGGCCAACTGTCCTGAGGTGAGAGCTCAAGGGGCGCTATCGCCCTGTTAGCACCCACGTCACATAGCACGGCCGTGCAGCTCTGCGGTCCCCCCAGGCCTGACCCAGCCTGGTTGTCGTCCATCCCAGCCATGCAAGAAGCCatacgggggggagggagggtgggggagggggagggggaagaagccGCAGGGCTGACTCTTTCCCATGGCTGACCCTGATGAGAGGGAAACCCCAGGAGACTCCCTTGTTTTTCCTAGCACTGTCAGCAATACATTCTGCAGCTGATGACCTGAGAGCAACtccagcccagtctctgtggtccCCATGTGTCACCAGTGACGCCTGGTACCAATCCTGCCTATACTTGTCCCCTTGGCTACATCACGGAGGATGCTGAGCAGCTGGCATCCTGCTGTCTCTGCCTCGCACACCGTTTGGCACGCAGACAGCAAAGGGCTGAGAAGGTGTGCAGTGACTAGGATGTGGGGGTTACCTTGCCATTGCCTTTCCAAACACTTTTAACTAAGAAGAGATGATAAGCCATGGACTAGCAGGT
This window harbors:
- the LOC142363238 gene encoding noggin-2-like is translated as MTAIRALLLCSCLGLLRPGGGQPFLRLRPSPSDNLPVKDIVEHPDPEYDPKEQDLDERTLRKKLGSHFDPGFMAVAVPGPANASGAEAAAGRGRAALPAELRRLELGPPQGPRLKLGKKARRKVLQWLWAHTYCPVLYTWKDLGVRFWPRYIKEGNCFAEKSCSLPEGMFCKPVKSVTKTFLRWHCQGWSSQKYCTWIPVQYPLISECKCSC